The region TCATTATCACAAGGACACGTGTTAGTTAACAAGCTCCTGCATTCAATCCTACACATAATAAAACCTACCACCCTGATCTATTAATGCTTCATTTTTCTATTGTTTTCAGAGTTGAgctttttaaacttttttttattgTGCAGTGCGAGCTGCAATTTAAAGAGGTGGCCCACATGGGCCTTCAAACTCGCTTCTAGTCACATGCAAATGCTTCTTCACACAAGAAATGAGCCACAAAGAGCAGTACATGCTCAATCGTGTCATTTAAGCACACGCCACATTCTTTACTACTCACAAAAAGTGAAATAAACTTAGCTACTAGTAACATGGGGAACAGTACAAAATGTTTGTGTTAAATTTGCAGCATGCACATGGGGGAAAAGTTGCTTTAACGTATCAACCTAAATATCAAAGCTACTTGCAAGTTGCAATCCAGATCCAAACCTTGCTAAACAAGTGCCACATAAAAACTACATAcatttaaagataaaaaaaaatataatatgttAAACATTTTCAGCTAAGAACATGGATTTATTAATTCCATAAGAAACAAAGTGCAAGCCAGTTTTGACATAGTAGAGGTTGTGAGAAAAGTATGTTTGCTTACCAAATCAGACACATATTGGAAACTTCTTGTCTGCTTCCCATCACCATAAACAGTCAAAGGCTCCTTCCTCAGTGCCTGAAATAAGGCCACCAGTTAGGGACAAATTAcaattacaaattacaaataaaGCCAAACAGAACAGGACCCATTGCTTTGTGATTCAAATTCAAGTAAATAAATAAGAGGGCCTGCCTGAGCAACAAAGTTACTAACGACACGGCCATCATCTAAGCACATTCGGGGTCCGTAGGTGTTGAAGATTCTAGCAATTCTAACCTGAAAAATGAGGCACCATTTCAATtattaatttgaatttgaaagtaACTATTTAAGGCTCAACAATTGAGTTAAAGAAGAAGACAAGACAGTTATGTTAGGTGACCTCAACACCGGCCCCTCGGTGGTAGTCCATGGTCAATGTCTCCGCCGTACGCTTTCCCTCGTCGTAGCAACTTCGAACACCTGTCGCAAATCCATCAAACCAATTCACATCTTAAAGTAAACAACAACTTTACACTGCCCCACATCTGAcacctctttttctttttctaaaaagGAACCTTTATCATATGTAATTAATAAAAATCATAAGGAAACAAAATGGCATAGTGTCAAAATTAAAACGTGAAAATAAAATAACCGGGTAAATCTCATTTGTTTTTACGAAAATAAAATGCCATCTCTTTCGTTACTAAGAAAGAACGATGAAATTTAACTGTGATTAAATTCCGAATCTGGCAGCATCTAAAGAATTATCAGGTGTACTGGacgtttataaaaaaaatcacaaactcAACCTACATGGTGCTGCCacagccgccaccaccaccattctcTCTGTTCTACACTAATTTTACGGCGAGAGTGGTTTTCTAATTCACATTTTACGGCGGCAAATGTGCAACATGACCCATGAAGAACAAACAAATCAACAAGAATCTCGACAATTCAATCTATGTGGACCCGCAAATCACGGGTTCATCGTCGACATAACACTCTGAAATTCCTAAAACGCGTTCCTCTTGACACGTTCTACGTATAAACAAAAATGACCAGGTCTCACAGATCAgtgaattcaaattcaaattcaaatccaaACAAAcagaatgaaaatgaaaattccgGTCACCggagcaagaaggaagaaagtACTAACCAATAGGATTGACGTTGCCCCAGTAGGTTTCCTTCTGAGGATGCTGCAGAGGATCTCCATAAACCTCACTGGTACTGGTTAGCAAGAATCTCGCACCAACTCTCTTAGCCAAACCCAGCATGTTCAGTGTACCCACCACATTGGTCTTGTGAAGCAAACACAGTTAAGAACTCCAAATTCAAATCCAAACAGATCAATAATCTAAACATTGAAATTGAATGcagaaacagaaaaaaaaaaaaaaaaaaaaaaaaggatatgaTAGTTTTGACAGGGTTGAACTTGTAGTGAACAGGGGAAGCAGGGCAAGCGAGATGGTAGATCTGATCGACTTCAAGCAAGAGAGGCTCAACGACGTCGTGGCGGATGAGTTCAAACCTAGGGTTTCCAAAGTGGTGCATCACGTTCTCCTTCCTCCCGGTGAAGAAATTGTCAACCACGATCACACTGTCGCCTCTCGCCATCAACCGATCCACCAGGTGCGACCCGACGAAACCGGCTCCGCCGGTGACAACGATCCGGAGCCCCTTTCGCTTGATCCCCAGTGGAATCTTCCCGACGGAGTGGATGCGGTGGTGGAACGCCGGCTGCTTGTACTCGTGGTTGAAGTAAGAGATCGGGACCGGCTCATTAAgggaggtggtggtgaaggaggaggatgaggaggaagaggaagggaCGACGGTGAAGAAGACGGTGGCTATGGCGACGCCGGCGAGGACGAAGAGGAGTCGCTGCTCGCGGAGCATGTAGCGAATCGGGCGGGTTACAGAGAGCCATGGTTTGTCGGGTTTAGGAGAGTAAGCATCGTTAACGGGTCGGGTCTCGTCGTGCCTTCTGTAATTCAATTCCGAACCCATTTTTCCTGGTTTGAAATTCCAGAAAAATGGAGTCAGGGATTTTGTGAAGTGGTGTGAAGAGAAGATGATTAGAAGATTGACTGAGTTACGAGTTGGGAAGTCGCCGGAACTCGGTCGCCGGCGGCACGGTGGTGGTTAGATGAGGGAGAAATGAATGGAGGTGGAGATCTGCAGAGTATTTAAACAGAGAAGTGGGAGTGTTTAAGGGGAAAAGGGGTTTTGTGGAATGACGGGAATGCCCTTGAAAAGTGTGGACGGCTGCATTTGGGTGCAGGGTCAATGGTGGGTGAGTGAGATTGAAGATTTTTTCAGAAAGGGAAACAAGTACTAGTAGTgattaaattgattaaaatagaaaatagagtTAGAGAATGAATGGAAACAATGAACCATTCATTGATTCAAATATGCAGTGGGAAACAAGATATTAAGAAGCTTTAAATTTGGTATTTGAAAGTCTTAAAAGACTCATTAAGAGGTGGGATTTCTGTTTTTGATAGAGGCAGATCTTGTTGACTAGCAATTGGAATTGTAATTACATGGAATAGGGAACTTGCCAAAATGGTCTTTTGATTCTCAATCATACATTACTTGCCTGCCCCCACAGGTAGGGTGTAGACAAAGAGGAGGGTGGGGGTAATCATTAATGTACCCaaaaatataattcatttttACTTAAATACTTGTGTTTTCTTAACTTTACaggttatttttttaaaaaaaaaaactttacaggAAAAGAAGAAGGCACCAAAAGAAGAAACACATATTAAGCAatacaattaattttattaacttaaaaaataaatattagttattttactattttatcATTTAAATGGTATTTTAagtatctttatttatttttctcacAATAACCTAATTTGAAAAAACATTTATTAATGTTCTCTTAAAATTATAAGTGGATTGcccgtaaaaaaaaattataagtggatagattaaatttttaaaataaataatagtaataaagAACAAAGACAGAAAGACTAAATAATAAGTTACACttagaatttttttatcaacttctaaatgtattattttcaatttttcaattttttttctttttaattagtCTGGTACTGATATTGATGTCACGCCATGCACGAATTGAATAAGAGTATTTTGTTGTCATACATCAGACATTtcatttctgtttttttttaaatatgtatatcacttatttaagttttattttctaatataatCATAATTACATTctaattccttttttttctaatttgttatgctttgaatcaatataccaGAATCATTTTAATCTTTCAGATGTGtatacgaaaacataaaatataatttgttttagttaattttccaaatcaatcatttaaaactattttatatcaattttatttcttatttgataccattttgaacgtaagatattacattcaatttttttatttttaaatatataaaataatcaaaattattaaaaaattattgtgtcagcatacatcttaatggtaaaaaagttataattgacttttattaattattcgaATATTATTAGAAATCATTAAATGTTAAACTAATACAGtaattatttttagaaaaaatcacaattgacttttgttaactATTCTtatgtcattaataactattaaatgcaatattaattcattaattattttcaaaaatatggaattatttaatatttcaattactaaaaaattagaaagaataaataattaaatatgatatcatcaCCCGTACCTAGTAATTATAATATGAGAGAGAAAACTTGTGAAAGAAGACATTTAATGATGAGGTGACTGCGTGACACTTGTCGAAGTTGCCACtttttagtttaaaaaatagtatatagtatagaATATTTTGCacttttataaaatttatttatcttcCTATTTATTATAATTACGTGTTAAATTATGCACCAACTTTAGCTTCAGCAATTGTCtccatctttttttttataaactacTCGATACCCGGTCACCATTCGGATATCGACTATTCCAAATTTAGATTTAGTCACAGTTTAGGTTCTTCATCCCTCACCAAAATGTATTATGCGAAAATCATACCCGAAAGCTCTTCTCACACATTCAATCTGCATTTGTCTTCATCTAATAGTGATAATAATCAAACATTCACccatcattttttgtttttatttggaAACTCATCCGTCATCATTTTAAAACTAGGAGGTTGAGAGTTGTGAGACTAcaaatttttttataggtaaatgttagttgttagtaaattagtcccttCTCAGGTTGAGAGTTGTGAGACTGAAATTAATTTAGTGGAAATTACATTGTTCTTGagatttatcatttttttcaataacctttttttttactttgagaAATGAATGGATCTCCTCTTACTCATATAACCTTTAGAATAGTAGAgaaattttctcattttttgcTTGTTAAATTTCTCTCGCAATTCTGATCATGTGTGGTGAAGACTAAATATCTCTCTAATAATCTGTCTCATAGGAATCAAACTTTCGACCAAAGAGTCTAAACAATCACCTTTTACCACTGCGATTGACAcccttaaataattttttcatttgaAATAATATAATACTTTTacttgaaaataaatatttaaatattttccaAGTGTAAAATAAAAGCAGTTTAAatattttactcttttttaacaaaaaaaaaatgtagaatAACAAGAAAATACCAACAAATTATCGAGTTGGACGCCAATAACATACTAGAGAAACCAACAGATGATTACACCTAATAAAGTAGTCTGAAAAGAATTgtttattaattataattttactcTAACTAACAAAATTGGGTACaacttttttttaactattgGCTACACCTTAGGCCAAAGTTATTATCATTTACCTAAGCAAGGCAAGCCAGCTAGCCCAATTTTTGTAACCTTCCCCAGTTCCTTCCCTCTCCGAAACATGGTTGTTAGGTTGTTAAATAGCGTAAATAAATTATGGAATTGGATAGGGccatataaaattaaaactataatataataaaacaaCAATATGAAACTTATGTCATAAAAGACTACATTATGTACGCGTCGACTTTTATGGGTTATGCATCATAATCATTTTAGTTGGAGCTACTTGCCatcatttaaaatatgtttCATAGTACTGTTTCTGGTTATGAACAACATACTTCCAACGagttatatatattattctttccttttttaatttataGTAATAACCAAACccctcaattttaaatttatatatttaatttattcattttatGTCAAACTTGAACCAAACTAACATTGATTAGTTTGATTAtctgattaatttttttccatattcaactctttttatatttatgcTCCCTACAGGTTGAAAGGGCTACGGAATGGGTAAGATGAATAATATGAGGAGATGTgggaaaattaattattttattttattttaatatgttATAATTTACTCCTCATTTCTTATTATTGGtcattttttgtgaaaaaaatataatacctaaaaagaattaaataatttttttcaaattcacCCTCATATTAATATGGGTGGgaggggtagctcacttggttgagctaagggtagAAATAGGTGTTGGAGATGGAGATCGAGGGTTCGAACCCCGAGAAAGagcatttgcctataaaaaaaaccctcattttaatattgtttttttattacaagAGGAAGATTAAAGACAAACTAAGCTACAACAtctttaatatgaaagagatgaagaAATTTTGGAATATTAATTTAGAGATAAAATCATAGGAAGGCAACAATCTAAGAAAGTTATAATcattttctttacaaatttattactaataattatttttctaaatttttttggtacatcggaaaaataaattgcacccgtcaggaatcgattcgtggacctcccctacccaacccatatgtcttcaaactcctaccacttgagctatcctacatggACTATTTTTCTAAATTTAAGAGAATTAagtatttgtgacttatatataaaaacagatgaaataaaatatttcatgtagGAAACAAAAAGTAACCCATAACATAAGGAACTAAAATTACACATCATTTAAAGTTGACGCACAAGCAGGGGCGGATCTATGTATGAGCTAGGTGtggctataggcggatctatgTATGGGCTAGGTGTGGCTATAGCCACACCGAATTTTGTGAGAAATATTTCTAAAATATATAAACCTAGAAATATGTTTTTTGTTACTGGTTATAATATTAATGTTCAATTTAGATTCATATGGTGAAGTTGGCTTGGTGGAAGTctgatttgtgtttttttatcaCCTCCAAGCACATGCTTCGAATTGAAAACCTCTTGGTACTTATCAAAAGTTATGTCTGCCAATGAACCATTGTGATTATTttagcataataataaacttgAAAGAATATATCTTTTATATTTAACTACACCAATATATAATGTCAGGATCCGCCCTGCGCATAAGCATAATATATCAGCCCCTAATAAATGAGTGGAGTGATGAAAACCTGAAgattttcatacaaaattgaaaTCATTAACATTGAATACACAGCTTTCTAATTATTATACCATTTAAATTCATGAGATCAGCCGCAGTGATTCCTATATTGATTCCGCgaataaaataaatacagtaAAATATGCGTACATTGATTTTAATTTCCTGCTTCTTTAACCTGAAAAAATGTACTAACATCATGtcttctatttaaaaaaaaactatctaaTTCATCAAGAATAAATTCTAAGGGCCACCACCAACTACCACGAAAAAAGGAAAATGTCTATTTTTGAGTGACTCATTATCTATTTCTAAGAATATGAGTATTACTTAGATGGGCGTGTGGAAATCCCTCATGTTTACGTAGAGATAACTCTAGTtgatatttttatctttctaaGCACTTTTCCTTTCCATTTAAGCACTACAATAAGTTGATATTAGAATTGACATCTGCAAAAATGGGCAATAACTTGAGAttcaaaacataaaattgcCTTTATGACTTTGTCAAAGCTTTTGGAAACTGAGTTAAGTAGCTACCTTAAcctcaagaaaacatttggcGTACTACTTTCATATGCTTCTCAAGAAGGGAAAGGCACAAGCACTAAAATAATTGCAATCAACTTTATTTATTGTTAAACACCTAACACTCATCACTTCAAACCAGTGCTGGTGTTTGTTGACAATCATGTGCATGTTTCCACTTCAAATAACGTGATTAAGGCACCACTTGAACAAAATCCCTTAACCCATGTACTCCTATAGTAGCTAAtattttaaggttgttgcacaagtattaagaaataacaattaatattcttgttttattaaaattactacCTAACTTTCtattataccctttatctctcttattttaacttttcaatttttctaccaccaataaatgaatggtacaattggtaaagtataattaatgttctcttgaaattgtaaaagtgtcaaataaataggaacaaaaaatgaattaaaataatgCCAGTTATATAAAGACGGATGGAGTAGTATTTATTttagtaaaataattaattaaatacaaTCACACTTAGGAAATAAGGAACTATCCAACTGATTGAGATCAAACGAACCATAAATATATGAATGAAGCGTACATTGTCATTATAATTAAGCTTAGTATTTGTGTCTTTATATGTCGTAATTGTCTTTGCAAGCTATTAGGAAGGCTAATAGAAGGACTTCTGAGATCATGGTCCTCTAGGCAGCCTCGTATGATTGTTAGTAAGTGGGTTGTCGTGCGGCTGGTCGACCTTAGATAAGACGAGACATTCTTTAACTAGTTCATATTGTCTACTCTTACGGTACTCACTTTGCTGCGAGACCTTTGGGTCGGCTGAGATTCTACTGTACCTTTTGAACCAACCAGAACAACAACCCTCCAGCTTGACATGTAGAGTATGACATTTGCTTCACGAATATTAATATCCACTCAAAACTTCCCTTGTCGAGATAGATTATTGCCACTTTATCTTAGTAGTCTAATGATCAATATTCTTTGTTTAGACTTTCTATTTTCAAAGAGAATTATAGAAGCTTTTGCACATTTCCCTCCTTTTAACAACAATTGCATAAAATCATTCTACTCGGGAGTTGTCTTCAAATTTCAGCCTTCTACCTTTATTCCAAGAATTAGCGCTCAATGACCTGAAATTCTATTATTTTTGTTCTCCAATCTAAGGACTTTTCTTCTTCAAGTACATCTCTTCCTCTCCtattccttttttttctcaaaTGATTGTTATTCATCCTTTAAAAGAAGATGGGAGTGAGGTATttactccaaaaaaaaaaactctagtaTGGAGCGCTCAGTCATCGTCTCTCCAACTCATTTACAATCCTTTTGACTTTAATTTCATCTATATTAGATGACATTTTACTAAAACTCATCAGGAACTTAGAGGATAACGATTTGAGTAGCGACTCAAGTGGCGATACTTCAATGGATCTTTCTCACTTGGATTTGGATCTTTGTTCATGCAGATTTCTGCCTCATAGGTCATAAACAAGGTGAACAAATACTTGGCATTCCTCTCTCGACAAAGAATAAGGTTTGGATGGACTCAAATGTTTTTTTCAATCGGCTGGGTGGAAAGGATTACAAAGGACATGGGCGTTTGTTTCACGGATAAGAAAAGGATTCCCGGGAATGTTTGGGCTGGAATCTACATTCCAGTGTTTGGTAgcagatttgaaaaaaatattcccGGGTATCTTTCATTCCTGGGTAAGTCATATGCCCATCCAAAAGCATTTCTCATTCCCATGATTGAGAGGTGGGTAAGTTGAATCCTGAATAGAAGGGAATGTGATTTTTGGTGTGAAATCTCTGAATTGTCACTACCCACTACCCACTACCAACTACCCACTACCCATGTCTTTTACCGCTAAGGGTATTTTAAGAATTTTACTATCTATTCCCAGGAATATACATTTTGAACCAaacatataatataattataccCAGGAATATTAAAAAAGATTCCCAGAAACTGATTTTGTGAACCAAACGAATTTTTTAAAGATGTCTGGGAATAATATTCTCATCATAACATTCCCGGGAACAAGATTCCCGGGTATCATTTTTTAATCCGTGAAACAATATTTTAAGAATAACCAAttaatttctcattttctatCCCGGATTGTATCGCTCGGGCTTAGTCTAAGTGTGTTGGGAGATTATTCATGTATacttatatcttttttttttgaaacctaTGTATACTCATATCTTTACAAAACTCAAACTCAATATCCCCTTTTATAGATTTTGAGTCATTTTTCCTCATCcgtttaaatataaatttaggacccgtttggaaacacaacttaattaagcgtttATGGTTATAAGCACTTATGCCATAAGTGCtcattcataagctattttaaaatatttattgaaataaattgaaaataagttatatataagcataagctctttttcataagttatcattaataacttataaaaataagctcaaaacaacttatggtaagccataagctgttttcataagttctcccaaacactgacataatcctgcaaaaagaaaaatcatcaGATACAATCCTGCAAAAAAGGGTAAAACGATGAGTTTACTTCAACCCCACATTTCAAGAATGAGATCCTCTCCTAGAGAAATAATGATGAAATACGAAAATTTCCTTTTAGTTGAAAAAAGAGAATCTCTAGAGCAATCAAAGAGTTTCCTTTTCATTATTTACACTCCTCAACcagcaaaaatattttttcttgcaaaaatatttagttttatgataaatatttaaatatcgTAAGACAAATATTGAATAATAATGAAAGtattttgaaagaaaattattgaaaattttaatttaaattaatttgtaagctaaaagaaatatataaaaaacatcaaaaaatgaagaagctctttaatttttaaacccAAAATAATCAAATATGCAAATTAAATCAAGGTAAATTTTTacataaaagttaaaatttaatTGCTATTAACAAAAGTATAATGCCTTGGATCAAACTAGTCATTTTAAGAACTTGATCCACCATGGAAGGGGCTTGGGTTTTACGCTCTGTGCACGTCGTcatcttctggttcatcttctgGTTCTTTGAATCAGAAGCGACGTTGACTTGGCTCAACACGTGGCACTTAAAAATATCTCATGTTTCTTCTACCTTCGCTCCACTGGGCGAATCCCCAGCATGATCACATtgacttagaatctcaacctacaAGGAAAATCAAATATCGTTAAATAACTTATTTAAGTGg is a window of Lotus japonicus ecotype B-129 chromosome 5, LjGifu_v1.2 DNA encoding:
- the LOC130716741 gene encoding UDP-glucuronic acid decarboxylase 2-like; protein product: MGSELNYRRHDETRPVNDAYSPKPDKPWLSVTRPIRYMLREQRLLFVLAGVAIATVFFTVVPSSSSSSSSFTTTSLNEPVPISYFNHEYKQPAFHHRIHSVGKIPLGIKRKGLRIVVTGGAGFVGSHLVDRLMARGDSVIVVDNFFTGRKENVMHHFGNPRFELIRHDVVEPLLLEVDQIYHLACPASPVHYKFNPVKTIISNVVGTLNMLGLAKRVGARFLLTSTSEVYGDPLQHPQKETYWGNVNPIGVRSCYDEGKRTAETLTMDYHRGAGVEVRIARIFNTYGPRMCLDDGRVVSNFVAQALRKEPLTVYGDGKQTRSFQYVSDLVEGLMRLMEGEHVGPFNLGNPGEFTMLELAKVVQETIDPDAKIEYRPNTEDDPHKRKPDIDRAKELLGWEPKVDLHKGLPLMVSDFRQRIFGDHKEGATVA